A genome region from Acidobacteriota bacterium includes the following:
- a CDS encoding TonB-dependent hemoglobin/transferrin/lactoferrin family receptor translates to MRPTIHNHAVSVLAIAIHLLLCPCAAAAQADADGEQKATRPAAEPDRETPQPGDDPLSFLDAVTVTATLRPAPVQDIPGMVSVIDDETIQERLVQDFADLVKYEPGVYVENNVTRLGLNGFNIRGIGGNRVLTQVDGVQTAEQFAFGPFSIHQAGLDVDVLKSVEIVRSANSALYGSDALGGVVSLFTKDPADYLRGRRFHLGAKTTWDGRANETSGQLALAAGTDRMQGSLFASVRRGHEIDNQGVVTTTDDTRTAPNPQDIAGSQLLAKLVVTPSPGNMLRAAAEVYDTRAETEWFSDRARIALGSLRYDTLDSDAVDTQDRLRVSLDHTLAGRRLDHLSWRVHGHANDTSQVIDRERLTFIDGALAPTQRHGTLDYEQAGYGGSLQVRHRLPGPRDGVLLTAGGSYTADDFDILRDRTETFAGDGTPVPTDLVFPTKYFPRSAVGEAGAYVQAEFLLGRVTLVPGLRYDRYTLDADQQDPIYLAGHNPEAADFADAALSPKVGAAVRLNDALTVHGQYAAGFRAPPYSAVNTGFTSLRGGYTTLPNTGLRAERSDNIELGVRADLDRASLAATVFSNWYDGFIELKSLGENPGTRLLEFRSENLEAARIRGLEVRAEAHLSDSLTLRGSYARIEGVEVLQDAATPALAESTPLGSVAPNEGVAGLRYARPSGRWGQELSVRLVESAAGRHDDDFFEPDGYAVVDLVGFVSLAESLRLRFGLLNLTDAKYFEWWNVRGRLANDPVIDRYSSPGLSVVGSLGYDW, encoded by the coding sequence ATGCGCCCCACCATCCACAACCACGCTGTCTCGGTGCTGGCGATAGCGATCCACCTCCTGCTCTGTCCCTGCGCCGCCGCGGCACAGGCCGACGCCGACGGCGAGCAGAAAGCCACCCGGCCGGCGGCCGAGCCGGATCGGGAAACCCCGCAACCCGGCGACGACCCCCTCAGCTTTCTCGACGCGGTCACCGTCACCGCGACCCTTCGGCCGGCGCCGGTGCAGGACATTCCCGGCATGGTCTCGGTCATCGACGACGAGACGATCCAGGAGCGCCTCGTGCAGGACTTCGCCGACCTCGTCAAGTACGAGCCGGGAGTCTACGTCGAGAACAACGTGACCCGGCTCGGCCTCAACGGCTTCAACATCCGCGGCATCGGCGGCAACCGGGTCCTGACGCAGGTCGACGGCGTGCAGACCGCCGAGCAGTTCGCCTTCGGCCCCTTCAGCATCCACCAGGCGGGACTCGACGTCGATGTCCTGAAGTCGGTGGAGATCGTGCGCAGCGCCAACTCGGCGCTCTACGGCAGCGACGCCCTCGGCGGCGTGGTGTCGCTCTTCACGAAGGACCCGGCGGACTACCTGCGCGGGCGCCGCTTTCACCTCGGCGCCAAGACCACCTGGGACGGCCGCGCCAACGAGACGAGCGGCCAGCTCGCGCTCGCCGCGGGAACCGATCGAATGCAGGGATCGCTCTTCGCCAGCGTCCGGCGCGGCCACGAAATCGACAATCAGGGCGTCGTGACCACGACCGACGACACCCGCACGGCGCCGAACCCGCAGGACATCGCCGGCTCGCAACTCCTGGCCAAGCTGGTCGTGACGCCTTCCCCCGGCAACATGCTGCGGGCGGCGGCCGAGGTCTACGACACGCGCGCCGAGACGGAGTGGTTCTCGGACCGGGCGCGCATCGCGCTGGGCAGCCTGCGCTACGACACCCTGGACTCGGATGCGGTCGACACGCAGGACCGCCTGCGGGTGTCGCTGGACCACACGCTCGCCGGCCGGCGTCTCGACCACCTCTCCTGGCGCGTGCACGGCCACGCGAACGATACGTCGCAGGTCATCGACCGCGAGCGCCTGACGTTCATCGACGGTGCGCTGGCCCCGACCCAGCGCCACGGCACCCTCGACTACGAGCAGGCCGGTTACGGCGGCTCCCTGCAGGTCCGGCACCGGCTGCCCGGCCCGCGCGACGGCGTGCTGCTGACGGCCGGCGGCAGCTACACGGCGGACGACTTCGACATCCTGCGCGACCGCACCGAGACCTTCGCCGGCGACGGGACGCCGGTCCCGACGGACCTCGTCTTCCCCACGAAGTACTTTCCGCGAAGCGCCGTCGGCGAAGCCGGCGCGTACGTCCAGGCCGAATTCCTGCTCGGCCGGGTCACGCTGGTGCCGGGGCTGCGGTACGACCGCTACACGCTCGACGCGGACCAGCAGGATCCAATCTACCTCGCCGGCCACAACCCCGAGGCGGCCGATTTCGCCGACGCCGCGCTCTCGCCCAAGGTCGGCGCCGCCGTGCGGCTGAACGACGCGCTGACGGTGCATGGGCAGTACGCCGCCGGATTCCGGGCGCCGCCGTACAGCGCCGTCAACACCGGCTTCACGAGTCTGCGCGGCGGCTACACGACGTTGCCCAACACCGGGCTGCGCGCCGAACGCAGCGACAATATCGAGCTCGGCGTGCGGGCCGACCTCGATCGGGCGAGTCTGGCCGCAACCGTGTTCTCGAACTGGTACGACGGCTTCATCGAGCTCAAGTCCCTCGGCGAGAACCCGGGCACCCGGCTGCTCGAGTTCCGGAGCGAGAATCTCGAAGCGGCGAGAATCCGCGGCCTCGAGGTGCGCGCCGAGGCCCACCTGAGCGACAGCCTCACGCTGCGCGGCAGCTACGCCCGGATCGAGGGCGTCGAGGTGCTCCAGGACGCCGCCACCCCGGCGCTCGCCGAATCGACGCCGCTCGGCTCCGTCGCCCCCAACGAAGGCGTGGCGGGCCTGCGTTACGCGCGCCCCTCGGGCCGCTGGGGCCAGGAGCTGTCCGTGCGGCTGGTCGAGTCCGCCGCCGGACGTCACGACGACGACTTCTTCGAGCCCGACGGCTACGCCGTGGTCGACCTGGTGGGCTTCGTCTCGTTGGCCGAATCGCTCAGGCTGCGGTTCGGCCTGCTCAACCTGACGGACGCGAAGTACTTCGAGTGGTGGAACGTACGGGGCCGGCTGGCGAACGACCCGGTGATCGATCGCTACTCCAGCCCCGGGCTCAGCGTCGTCGGCTCCCTCGGCTACGACTGGTGA
- a CDS encoding class I SAM-dependent methyltransferase translates to MRRLGLPQRPNINRGGPGPRAFHGEAEVTNPVKVDLGPVQETLLIPLLSRARETERPNGLLRDERACEIVRRLDYDFTKWEGTRSLKGAVLRARMFDGYVEGFLAAHPEGTVVEIGCGLDTRFDRVDNGRVRWFDLDLPDTMALRRRFFEDEPRRTMVDASVLDDAWMDAVAATGGPWMFVAEAVLIYLDAPDAQRAIVNIARRFPGARIAFDSMAARAVDTQYKHDAMRHLTRASWFRWKCDDPREIESWGANLRLAASKTFFDADRDLVDRLPLMLRLTMRYVPFLLRRQASLYRLNLATVERNADAASGV, encoded by the coding sequence ATGAGACGCTTGGGACTCCCGCAGAGGCCGAACATCAACCGGGGCGGGCCGGGACCGCGAGCGTTTCACGGAGAGGCTGAAGTGACGAATCCCGTCAAGGTGGATCTCGGCCCCGTGCAGGAGACCCTCCTGATCCCCCTGCTCTCCCGCGCCAGGGAAACCGAGCGGCCGAACGGGCTGCTGCGGGACGAACGGGCGTGCGAGATCGTGCGCCGGCTCGACTACGACTTCACGAAGTGGGAGGGCACGCGCAGCCTCAAGGGCGCGGTGCTGCGCGCGCGCATGTTCGACGGCTACGTCGAGGGCTTCCTGGCCGCGCATCCCGAGGGCACCGTCGTCGAGATCGGCTGCGGCCTCGATACCCGATTCGACCGCGTCGACAACGGCCGCGTGCGCTGGTTCGACCTCGATCTGCCCGACACCATGGCCCTCCGGCGCCGCTTCTTCGAAGACGAGCCGCGCCGCACGATGGTCGACGCGTCGGTCCTCGACGACGCGTGGATGGACGCGGTGGCGGCGACCGGCGGCCCATGGATGTTCGTGGCCGAGGCGGTGCTGATCTACCTCGACGCGCCCGACGCGCAGCGCGCCATCGTCAACATCGCCAGGCGGTTTCCCGGCGCCCGCATCGCCTTCGACTCGATGGCGGCCCGGGCGGTCGACACCCAGTACAAACACGATGCCATGCGCCACCTCACGCGGGCGAGCTGGTTCCGCTGGAAGTGCGACGACCCGCGCGAGATCGAGTCGTGGGGCGCGAACCTGCGGCTCGCCGCGTCGAAGACGTTCTTCGACGCCGACCGCGACCTGGTGGACCGGCTGCCGCTCATGCTGCGCCTGACAATGCGGTACGTCCCGTTCCTGCTGCGGCGACAGGCGTCGTTGTATCGGCTGAACCTGGCGACCGTCGAACGAAACGCGGACGCGGCTTCCGGCGTCTGA
- a CDS encoding TonB-dependent receptor, translating to MTKPGTLTFACLLGLPLPALAQDAAITGTVADQTGGVLPGVTVEAAGPTLADGPRVAVTDGEGQYSIDGLPAGDYSVSFSLPSFETALRDGVTVADADSVTLDAVLQFASFSEDVTVVGSKLDTGRQEFGTSVAYLSAERLESDAIFTVEDAFDRTANAFTGTAGFGAYSIRGVNNAGLTGSFSAANALASVLLNQTALSPKSGDYLKPSLFDVASVEILRGPQSTLQGPNSLIGSVLINYNKPAFDGYAGRVRFEGGGYGTLRTSIMQNVELVDDVLAARVTYENRQGNGAVTNVVHDVDDVQRTDEQTVRLQLGLRPRADDRVNVDLTWLHNDSDSNPFALVGPNPRTGAELFDRQQNYSRLDEYPFTFDLVNLEASAALTDRWSLTSVTGYSAFDLAQRFDGDLSEFDFLNVDSFGKDTVASQEVRATYGGDSVDAIAGLFVSQGDYGSGFSGVGIFPDGMGGVAPFNSRTDLNEQVDQFAVFGRAEWTISDRLLATAGLRLNRETRGTDNFADNNGFVSELTGEETFDQLIPSASLSYSITPDTSIGASFARGFQAGGIAFAVFLGQAESYGEEYTNNYEFFLRHRSADGRITLNANVFSIDWFDQQVPYTPPGGFPQFDQFIANVGQSRLQGFEVESELYVSRDLQVFASLGLNDSEFRDFVLDGVDLSGRRFPNSPGWNTSLGVGWQPAAGPFASSTFSFTDTAYTEIFAPDITRLSSRNLLSGRFGYRFAEGWSIYAWGTNLLDDEYELGLFDGTAFGLPGAYGRVSDPRTVGIGVDFGW from the coding sequence ATGACGAAACCGGGAACCCTGACATTCGCCTGCCTGCTGGGCCTGCCGCTGCCGGCGCTCGCGCAGGATGCGGCCATCACCGGCACGGTGGCCGACCAGACCGGCGGCGTCCTGCCGGGCGTGACCGTCGAGGCCGCCGGCCCGACCCTCGCGGACGGCCCGCGCGTGGCGGTCACCGACGGCGAAGGGCAGTATTCCATCGACGGCTTGCCGGCCGGCGACTACTCGGTCTCGTTCTCGCTGCCCAGCTTCGAGACGGCGCTCCGGGACGGCGTCACGGTGGCGGATGCGGACAGCGTCACGCTGGACGCCGTGCTGCAGTTCGCCAGCTTTTCCGAGGACGTGACCGTCGTCGGCAGCAAGCTCGACACCGGGCGGCAGGAGTTCGGCACGAGCGTAGCGTATCTGAGCGCCGAGCGGCTCGAGTCCGACGCCATCTTCACGGTCGAGGACGCCTTCGACCGAACCGCCAACGCGTTCACCGGCACCGCGGGATTCGGGGCCTACAGCATCCGCGGCGTCAACAACGCGGGCCTCACCGGGTCGTTCTCCGCCGCCAACGCGCTTGCTTCCGTGCTGCTCAACCAGACCGCTCTCAGCCCGAAGTCGGGCGACTACCTGAAGCCGTCGCTCTTCGACGTCGCTTCGGTGGAGATCCTGCGCGGCCCGCAGTCGACGTTGCAGGGGCCCAACTCGCTGATCGGCTCGGTGCTGATCAACTACAACAAACCGGCTTTCGACGGCTACGCGGGCCGGGTCCGCTTCGAAGGGGGCGGGTACGGCACGCTGCGCACCTCTATCATGCAGAACGTCGAGCTCGTCGACGACGTTCTCGCGGCGCGGGTCACCTACGAGAACCGCCAGGGGAACGGCGCCGTCACCAACGTGGTCCACGACGTCGACGACGTGCAGCGGACCGACGAGCAGACCGTCCGCCTGCAGCTCGGCCTGCGGCCGCGCGCCGACGACCGGGTGAACGTCGACCTGACCTGGCTGCACAACGACTCCGATTCCAATCCGTTCGCCCTCGTCGGCCCAAACCCCCGGACCGGCGCGGAGTTGTTCGATCGGCAGCAGAACTACAGCCGCCTCGACGAGTATCCGTTCACCTTCGACCTGGTGAACCTGGAGGCGTCGGCCGCGCTGACGGACCGCTGGTCGCTCACCTCGGTGACCGGCTACAGCGCGTTCGATCTGGCGCAGCGCTTCGACGGCGACCTGTCGGAGTTCGATTTCCTCAACGTCGATTCCTTCGGCAAGGACACCGTCGCGAGCCAGGAGGTGCGCGCCACGTACGGCGGCGACTCGGTCGACGCAATTGCCGGCCTGTTCGTCTCGCAGGGCGACTACGGCTCCGGTTTCAGCGGCGTCGGCATCTTCCCGGACGGCATGGGCGGCGTCGCGCCGTTCAACTCCCGCACGGACCTGAACGAGCAAGTGGATCAGTTCGCCGTCTTCGGCCGCGCCGAGTGGACCATCAGCGACCGCCTGCTCGCCACCGCCGGCCTGCGGCTCAACCGCGAGACCCGCGGGACCGACAACTTCGCGGACAACAACGGCTTCGTCAGCGAGCTGACCGGAGAGGAGACCTTCGACCAGTTGATCCCGTCCGCGTCGCTCTCGTACAGCATCACGCCCGACACGTCGATCGGCGCCTCGTTCGCACGCGGCTTCCAGGCCGGCGGCATCGCGTTCGCGGTCTTTCTCGGGCAGGCGGAGTCGTACGGCGAGGAGTACACCAACAACTACGAGTTCTTCCTGCGCCACCGCAGCGCGGACGGTCGGATCACCCTGAACGCCAACGTCTTCAGCATCGACTGGTTCGATCAGCAGGTTCCCTACACGCCGCCGGGCGGGTTCCCGCAGTTCGATCAGTTCATCGCCAACGTCGGCCAATCGCGCCTGCAGGGGTTCGAGGTGGAATCCGAGCTCTACGTCAGCCGCGACCTGCAGGTCTTCGCGTCGCTGGGCCTCAACGACTCGGAGTTCAGGGACTTCGTTCTCGACGGCGTGGACCTGTCGGGCAGAAGGTTCCCGAACTCGCCCGGCTGGAACACGTCGCTGGGTGTCGGCTGGCAACCGGCGGCCGGCCCGTTCGCGAGCAGCACGTTCAGCTTCACCGACACGGCCTACACCGAGATCTTCGCGCCCGACATCACGCGGCTGTCGAGCCGCAACCTGCTGTCCGGCCGGTTCGGCTACCGGTTCGCCGAGGGCTGGTCGATCTACGCCTGGGGCACGAACCTGCTGGACGACGAGTACGAGCTGGGCCTCTTCGATGGAACGGCGTTCGGCCTGCCCGGCGCCTACGGCCGCGTGAGCGATCCGCGCACGGTCGGCATCGGAGTCGACTTCGGCTGGTAG
- a CDS encoding ABC transporter ATP-binding protein: protein MNNANEGLQVTKLTKTYPGGIRALDAVDLTVAPGLYGLLGPNGAGKSTLMRTLATLQQPDSGTITLDGVDTLADPDYVRRRLGYLPQHIGTYPTVTGRQLLDRFAWLKGRTDKAERRREVAQLLERVNLREDADRAVATYSGGMLRRFGIALALAGSPRLLIVDEPTAGLDPAERSRFHRVLADIAADNIVLLSTHIVDDIESLCERLSILADGRIVAEGTPAALIAPLEGRLWSRVVPRDEPLPDAVLHVSATPAGSLVVVEAASTPGEVWAPHAPRLEDVYHAAIARAGVKDEEAAA from the coding sequence ATGAACAATGCCAATGAAGGCCTGCAGGTCACGAAGCTCACCAAGACGTACCCGGGCGGGATCCGCGCCCTCGACGCGGTCGACCTGACCGTCGCCCCCGGGCTCTACGGCCTGCTCGGTCCGAACGGAGCCGGCAAGAGCACCCTGATGCGGACCCTGGCCACGCTGCAGCAGCCCGACAGCGGAACGATCACGCTGGACGGGGTCGACACGCTCGCCGACCCCGACTACGTGCGGCGGCGGCTGGGCTACCTGCCGCAGCACATCGGCACCTACCCGACCGTCACCGGACGTCAGCTCCTCGATCGGTTCGCTTGGCTGAAGGGCCGGACCGACAAGGCCGAGCGCCGCCGCGAGGTCGCGCAGCTCCTCGAGCGAGTGAATCTCCGCGAGGACGCGGATCGCGCCGTCGCCACCTACTCCGGGGGCATGCTGCGCCGGTTCGGCATCGCGCTCGCCCTGGCCGGCAGTCCACGCCTGCTCATCGTCGACGAGCCGACCGCCGGTCTCGATCCGGCGGAGCGCAGCCGCTTCCACCGCGTGCTGGCCGACATCGCCGCCGACAACATCGTGCTGCTGTCGACCCATATCGTCGACGACATCGAGAGCCTGTGCGAACGGCTGTCCATCCTCGCGGACGGGCGAATCGTCGCCGAGGGAACGCCGGCCGCCCTGATCGCGCCGCTCGAAGGCCGCCTCTGGTCGCGCGTGGTGCCGCGCGACGAGCCGCTGCCGGACGCCGTGCTGCACGTTTCGGCGACCCCGGCGGGCTCGCTGGTCGTCGTCGAGGCGGCCTCGACCCCGGGGGAGGTCTGGGCGCCCCACGCGCCGCGGCTCGAGGACGTCTACCACGCGGCGATCGCCCGCGCCGGCGTGAAGGACGAAGAGGCTGCCGCGTGA
- a CDS encoding ABC transporter permease, with protein sequence MTTLRFIAAEAWHEMRAACRGPLIPIVFPALIGYVVLVVLNADYMRAMGGTNVPRNSPHVVYLMLCGQAVWLLFAWAWLFGQAVLRDRTARLHEVVLSAPISLPALLVGRYLGVLVVACLLVLATGVGFLTVPLLGAVGLVPPEAVGPQPFFAIGHSLLVLSLPSAAGSGALFLCAAIRTRGLAGPFAVATVVMLVWMVAMVLLRGGDANPALATFIDPSGFSEVEEQTVHQWTPREKAVGVLELTPLLVANRVLWSVPPLILLAVVLRRVRREPLAVESAPAAAGREGAAAPAAAASGVSGAPLGVPTAPSWVRAAWNETAWHLRLALRGWGTPLALFILVVAGAAGTFVNIVMHADGPFLARPALIGPTIIEFFYLSIVFMVAGFVGVMARRDDRPGYGEIADATPAPLGSRVAGLSLAAAAVTVLFSVAPALSVWILSLLAVPEAFSLLDPLLSFGLVLAPSLLELCALVLLAHALVRHAGAAHAVGIICAFVVVINSEVGVTTYPPALVGIPPQVTLSEFTGWAPWLGHVLTADLFKLAVAAAVVALAWVARPRGTALTAALRWRAGAARLAGGAGVLAAAAVLLALGTHRVLHRQLVTGGYETSAAAIAGDAAWEGRWWAEAAPFAVTGGEAAVEIDPAGRRAVSRWQIEGVRSWSGTLHGSLPDGAEIRGAAVNGREAAATVAFDHFALPLDACGPATGESAGPATGPQAPSTPGLEAPGSAGPATAAGEAAETATGAPAPGPEPPGSPAQGCTVELEVAVRSEGWSAEGEIPWLHPSGAWLRAADVLPSLGHDPDRLVRAPAERRAHGLDPVPGEAPAGALAAAAGVAPAGDWRWSLTFAAESGGASRPAGTRTATSGRTAGPLDFAAAWWPGAPVETRRDGVVALHGPERTRDADGVLDDLAAMRACVAATLGRAPAVGAVLQAPRERGETALYGDLLWLPEHEGWDISGEGFGRWQRRATIAAALASRQLADAAGLRKEPGEDWLRVGVPGWIGLECVRREDGVAAWLALQERASDRVVEAFAALEAPAVGVAAAGDVPWVRHYTPLATVGWGEAVGSAGAAAAVGEVVARVRDGAPLAGALGAAVGDGAAEALLGPPAASDVLVAEAERTLDVAGQRWTWRDGGWEPVAATIHVTRRFDDDGGRERLGPVPTTVDPGDPFTLIDAWPSFERTPADNVWRGGGDD encoded by the coding sequence GTGACGACGCTGCGCTTCATCGCCGCGGAAGCGTGGCACGAGATGCGCGCCGCCTGCCGGGGGCCGCTCATCCCCATCGTGTTCCCCGCCCTCATCGGCTACGTCGTGCTGGTGGTGCTGAACGCCGACTACATGCGCGCCATGGGCGGCACCAACGTGCCGCGCAACAGCCCGCACGTGGTCTACCTGATGCTGTGCGGACAGGCGGTCTGGCTGCTCTTCGCCTGGGCCTGGCTCTTCGGGCAGGCGGTGCTGCGCGACCGGACGGCCCGCCTGCACGAGGTGGTGCTGTCGGCCCCGATCTCGCTGCCCGCGCTGCTCGTCGGCCGCTACCTCGGGGTGCTGGTCGTCGCCTGCCTGCTGGTCCTGGCCACCGGCGTCGGCTTCCTGACCGTCCCCCTCCTCGGCGCCGTCGGCCTCGTGCCCCCCGAGGCGGTCGGCCCGCAGCCGTTCTTCGCGATCGGCCACTCGCTGCTGGTGCTGTCCTTGCCGTCGGCGGCCGGGTCCGGCGCCCTGTTCCTGTGCGCGGCCATCCGGACCCGGGGGCTCGCGGGGCCGTTCGCGGTGGCGACGGTCGTCATGCTCGTCTGGATGGTGGCGATGGTCCTGCTGCGGGGCGGCGACGCCAACCCCGCGCTCGCCACGTTCATCGATCCGTCCGGGTTCTCCGAGGTCGAGGAGCAGACCGTCCACCAGTGGACACCGCGGGAGAAGGCGGTCGGCGTCCTCGAGCTGACCCCGCTCCTCGTCGCCAACCGCGTCCTGTGGAGCGTTCCGCCGCTCATCCTGCTCGCGGTGGTCCTCCGGCGCGTCAGGCGCGAGCCCCTCGCGGTGGAATCGGCCCCGGCGGCGGCGGGGCGGGAGGGCGCCGCCGCCCCGGCGGCCGCCGCATCCGGCGTTTCCGGCGCGCCGCTCGGGGTCCCCACGGCGCCGTCGTGGGTGCGGGCCGCCTGGAACGAGACGGCCTGGCACCTCCGCCTCGCGCTTCGCGGATGGGGCACGCCGCTCGCGCTGTTCATACTCGTGGTCGCGGGGGCGGCGGGGACCTTCGTCAACATCGTCATGCACGCCGACGGCCCGTTCCTGGCCCGGCCGGCCCTGATCGGGCCGACGATCATCGAGTTCTTCTACCTGTCGATCGTGTTCATGGTGGCCGGGTTCGTCGGCGTCATGGCCCGCCGGGACGACCGCCCCGGCTACGGCGAGATCGCCGACGCCACCCCGGCCCCCCTCGGCAGCCGCGTGGCGGGCCTGAGCCTCGCCGCCGCCGCGGTCACCGTCCTGTTCTCGGTGGCGCCGGCGCTGTCGGTCTGGATCCTGTCCCTGCTCGCGGTCCCGGAGGCGTTCAGCCTGCTCGATCCGCTGCTCTCGTTCGGCCTCGTGCTCGCGCCGTCGCTGCTCGAGCTGTGCGCGCTGGTGCTGCTGGCCCACGCGCTGGTCCGCCACGCGGGGGCGGCGCACGCGGTCGGCATCATCTGTGCGTTCGTCGTGGTCATCAACAGCGAGGTGGGCGTCACCACCTATCCGCCGGCGCTGGTCGGCATCCCGCCGCAGGTGACCCTGTCGGAGTTCACCGGGTGGGCGCCCTGGCTGGGGCACGTGCTGACCGCCGACCTCTTCAAGCTCGCCGTCGCCGCCGCCGTCGTCGCGCTGGCGTGGGTCGCCCGGCCCCGCGGCACCGCGCTCACCGCGGCCCTCCGCTGGCGGGCCGGCGCGGCGAGGCTCGCCGGCGGCGCTGGCGTGCTGGCCGCGGCCGCCGTCCTGCTGGCCCTCGGGACGCACCGCGTGCTGCACCGGCAGCTCGTGACCGGCGGCTACGAGACCTCGGCGGCGGCGATCGCCGGTGACGCCGCGTGGGAGGGCCGCTGGTGGGCCGAGGCGGCGCCCTTCGCGGTGACCGGCGGCGAGGCGGCCGTCGAGATCGACCCGGCCGGGCGCCGCGCCGTCTCGCGCTGGCAGATCGAAGGCGTCCGTTCGTGGTCGGGAACGCTGCACGGCTCGCTGCCGGACGGCGCCGAGATCAGGGGCGCCGCCGTGAACGGCCGGGAAGCCGCGGCCACCGTCGCGTTCGACCACTTCGCGCTGCCGCTCGACGCCTGCGGTCCCGCGACGGGGGAGAGCGCGGGACCCGCCACCGGCCCGCAGGCGCCGTCGACGCCGGGCCTCGAAGCGCCCGGTTCCGCCGGTCCCGCGACGGCCGCCGGGGAGGCGGCAGAAACCGCCACCGGCGCGCCGGCGCCGGGCCCCGAGCCGCCCGGTTCTCCAGCCCAGGGCTGCACCGTGGAGCTGGAGGTGGCCGTCCGCAGCGAGGGCTGGTCGGCCGAGGGAGAGATTCCCTGGCTGCACCCCTCGGGCGCCTGGCTCCGCGCCGCCGACGTGCTGCCGTCGCTCGGGCACGACCCCGACCGCTTGGTGCGGGCGCCCGCCGAACGGCGGGCCCACGGCCTGGACCCCGTCCCCGGCGAAGCGCCCGCCGGGGCGCTGGCGGCGGCGGCCGGGGTGGCGCCGGCGGGCGACTGGCGCTGGTCGCTGACCTTCGCCGCCGAGAGCGGCGGCGCGAGCCGCCCCGCGGGGACCCGGACCGCGACGTCGGGCCGCACCGCCGGGCCGCTGGACTTCGCCGCCGCCTGGTGGCCGGGCGCCCCGGTCGAGACCCGCCGGGACGGCGTGGTCGCCCTGCACGGACCCGAGCGGACGCGCGACGCGGACGGCGTCCTCGACGACCTGGCGGCCATGCGCGCCTGCGTCGCCGCGACCCTGGGCCGCGCGCCGGCGGTGGGCGCGGTGCTTCAGGCGCCGCGCGAGCGCGGGGAGACGGCGCTCTACGGCGACCTGCTCTGGCTGCCCGAGCACGAGGGATGGGACATCTCGGGCGAGGGCTTCGGCCGCTGGCAGCGCCGCGCGACGATCGCCGCGGCCCTGGCCTCGCGCCAGCTCGCGGACGCCGCCGGCCTGCGGAAGGAGCCCGGGGAGGACTGGCTGCGGGTCGGCGTCCCTGGCTGGATCGGCCTCGAGTGTGTCCGGCGCGAGGACGGCGTCGCGGCCTGGCTGGCGCTGCAGGAGCGCGCCAGCGACCGGGTGGTCGAGGCGTTTGCGGCGCTCGAGGCGCCCGCCGTCGGCGTCGCGGCGGCCGGCGACGTGCCATGGGTGCGGCACTACACGCCGCTGGCGACGGTCGGCTGGGGCGAGGCGGTGGGTTCCGCCGGCGCCGCGGCCGCGGTCGGCGAGGTGGTG